The following is a genomic window from Pirellulales bacterium.
AAAAGAACAGCGTCAGCGACGTGGTGCGAGGAAAGTCGAAGGCCAGCACCACCAGATTGACCGCCAGGATGCCGAGAAACACCGTCGACATCATCACCGAGGTGGTGTTGCTGCCGTCGAGTGCCCGCGACGTGAAGCTCAGATAAGTCCCGGCCACCATCGCCATCAACCACGCCGGATACAAGAAGATGACCTTGGGATAGGAAATCAGCACGATTCGCTCCGGAACTCTGGAGAGCGTGGCCTTGGCCAGGGAGGGACTGCTGATCGGGGCGTCGTCGGTCGTGTCGCTCATGACGGCGCTCCATTGCCGTGCGGTGCGCCCTGCGTGAGAAACGTCCCCTGGCGGAAGGCCGATGCCATGGCCATCGGCACCTCGGCCTCGGCCAGCACCACGCGGGCCCGGTTCTCGGCCGTGCGGGCCTTCATCTCCTGCTCGCGGGCAATCGCCACCGCCCGCCGCCCTTCGGCCCGCGCGCGGGCCACCCGCGTATCGGCCTCGGCCTGATCCACCTGCAGCCGCGCGCCGATGTTCTCGCCCACCTCGATGTCGGCAATGTCGATGGAGACGATCTCGAACGCCGTCTGGGCATCGAGGCCGCGGGCCAGTACCGCCTTGGAGATCATGTCGGGCTTTTCCATGACGATGAAATGGTCGTCGGCCGAGCCGATCGCCGTGATGATCCCTTCGCCCACGCGCGCGATGACCGTCTCTTCGGTCGCCCCGCCGATGAGCTGCCTGATGTTCGTGCGGACGGTGACACGGGCACGCACGCGCAGCTCCACGCCGTTCTTGGCGATGGCGCTGAGGGTGGCTTTTTTCGACCTCTGGGGGTCGGGGCAGTCGATCACCTTGGGGCTGACGCTGGTCTGCACGGCTTCCAGCACGTCGCGTCCGGCAAGGTCGATGGCCGCCGCCCGGTCGAAGTCGAGGTCGATATCGGCGCGGTGGGCGGCGATGATCGCCCGGATGACGCCCGGCACGTTGCCGCCGGCCAGATAGTGGGCCTCCAGGCGGCGCGTGGTGATGCCGGTCGTGGGGTCGCTGCCGATGCCCGCCTGCATGGCCATGATCTTCGACTGCACAATCACGCGGGCATTGACCTGCCGCAGGCTCATGCCGACCAGGCTCAGCATGCTGACCCGCGCATTCGACATATAGGCCTGGAACCAGATGTTGCCGTAGAGCATCAGCATGACGCCGAAGGCGATGATGATGCCGATCAGGACGACGATGGCCAGGCCCCAGATGAGACGCGTCTCCAATGCCTGAAGATCGGCCTGAGCGAACAGAATAGCCAGGTTCTGGAACATAATAGCTCTTCGTTGAAAACCGTGAATTATTCGATCCAGCCGCCGCCTAAAACGCGGTCGCCGGCGTAACACACCACCGCCTGACCCGGCGCGACGCCGGCACGCGGCTCGCGCAATTGCACGTGCATCCGCCCATCGCCAAGCAACGAAACCGTTGCGGGCGTGGTGGTGCTACGATAACGGATCTTCACGTCACACTCCAGTGGCTGCCGCGGCGGATCGACCAGCCAGTTGGCTTGCATCGCGGTCAGTTCCGAGCGGAGCAGTTCCTCTTGCCGGCCGATCACCACGCGGCGAGTGTCCGCCTCCAGCCTCACGACATACCGCGGTTCGCCGAATGCCAGGCCCAGTCCTTTTCGCTGGCCGATGGTGAACTGCTCGATCCCTTCGTGCCGGCCGACCACTTCGCCGCCGGTGGTCACGATCTCGCCCGACAAGTCGCCCCGGCCCTGGCGTGTACGCACAAAACGGGCGTAGTCGCCGTCGGGAACGAAGCAAATCTCCTGGCTGTCTTTTTTCTCGGCCACGCGCAGGCCAAGCTGGCGGGCGATGTCGCGGATTTGCTCTTTGCGATAGCCGCCCACGGGAAACATCACGCGCGGCAAGACGCCGCGGTCGATGCCGAACAGCACGTAAGACTGGTCTTTCGATTCGTCGATGCCGCGACGCAGCGCGGGCGGCTCTCCGGCACGGCCGCTCGGCTCGAGCCGGGCGTAATGTCCGGTGGCAATCCACTCGGCGCCGACGCTCTCGGCATAGTCGCGGAGCTTGCCGAACTTGAGCCAGTTGTTGCACATCACGCAAGGGTTGGGCGTGCGGCCGGCCGTATACTCATGCGTGAAGTAGTCCATGATCCGCCCGAATTCCGCGGCGAAATCGACGGCGTAAAACGGAATATCGAGGCGGTCGGCCACACGGCGCGCGTCGGCCGCGTCGCTGGCGCTGCAACATCCTTGCTTATGGCCGGGAGAGACAATCTGTAGGGAACGGACTCCGTGCCGTTCCGCCGATAGGGAAGGCACTCCGCCGTGATCGGCATCGCCGGTGGCACACGAAGCCGGAGAGCTTGCTCCATGACGCATGAACAAGCCGATGACTTCGTGGCCCGCCGCGCGCAGCAGATGCGCCGAGACACTGCTGTCGACGCCGCCGGACATTGCTAAGACGACTCTGGCCACGACTTTAGTGTAGTGCGGCGCGACCCGGCCCACCATCCACTCGCCGGCTTTTTCCGTAGGGTGGGCCGGCGCTCGCAAGCTCGCTGGACCCACCCTACGCTCAACCGTCACTCCCGTCACCCTGGTGCGGAACTCGGCGGCGCAGCTCTTCGATCACTTCGTGCGGCACGAAATGGGCCAGTTCTTCGTCGCGGGCCAGGGGGGCGATCTGTTTGATCAACGTGCTGGAGACGTGTGCGAACTCCTTGTCGGCCATCAGCACCACGGTTTCGATGCCTGGATCGAGCTGGCGGTTGGCCAGCATCATCGTCAGCTCGGCTTCCAGATCGGTGAGCGGCCGCACCCCGCGGATCATGACGCGGGCGCCGCAGCGGCGGACAAAATTGACCGCCAGACCGGAAAACTTGCACACTTCGACGTTGTCGAAGCGGTGCGTGACGCGCTTCACCAGGGCCATCCGCTCATCGGGCGTGAACATCGGGTCTTTGCCGGCGTTGACGCCGATGCCCACGATCAGCTTATCGACCAGCGAACTGGCCCGTTCGATAATGTTGATGTGCCCCAGCGTGATGGGGTCGAACGAGCCGGTGTAGACGGCGGTGCGCGAATTGCGTTTTGGTTCCATCGTTATGCCTCGATGTGCGATACGGCCTGCCAATCACCATTCATGCGATTTGCGAAACCGTCGCCTCATCGTGGCAGTTTACCATGATTGCCGCGCACAAAAAACCTCGCCCAGAGCCGCTGGGTAAACAAGGATCTCCGAGGTAACTTATAAAAGGAGGCCCTATGAAGTACAAGGTTGCTTTGCACCACTCCGATGAAGGGATTAGCGTGTCCGTGCCCGCGCTGCCTGGCTGCTGGTCTGAGGGCGACACCGAAGAAGAAGCGATCGACAATATCTGTGACGCCATTCGCGAATACCTCGCGGCACTCGAGGATCGCGTCAGTGACGCCGACTTACGCGAAATCGAAGTGGCCCTATAACCGTGCCACGCATTCCTGGCATCAACCACCTGGACGCGTCACAATCCAATAAAGCCGTTTACGATGGGCGGCATTGTTCAAGACGCTGGCTTAACCGTCGACGAATTTCGCAAGTTGCTCTAATGCTTAGATGCAACGCTCGCGCCGTTTCTACTTCGACTCCTCCCCCTCACCGTCGTTGATGCGGTTGGCGGGCATCTCGACCTTCGCCCAGAAGGGATGTTTCCGGTCGGCACGCGTGCGGGCGTCTTCCAGCATCACCCGCAGGCTCGGTTCGACGCCGGGACCCGTCAGCCGCGCTCGCCCGCCGTTGACCATGATCGAAAGCTTGTGCCGGAAGTCGATCAGCTCCGGGCTGAGCCACACGGTCGTCTTGTGGGCGCCGGTCTTGACCACCAGGCCGTTGTTGGCGTTGGCCTCGGCCGTGGTCTGCGCGGGGCGGGCGCCCTTTTTTGGCCATTCTTCGGGATCGACCATCGTCTTGTCGGCAAAATCAGTCAGCTCCAGCCACCAGAAATAATTGTCCCAGGGACGCATGCTCTTGGTGACAAACGATTTCGGGAAAAAGTCGCGCTGGCAGCGGTTCATCCACTCGAACAGCCGCTGAATCTCGTCCGAAAAATGCTCGTGGCCGCGGCCCTGAAACTCGACCACCGTCGCGTTGTAGCCGCGGTTCAGATAGCGGTCGATGTCGGTGGCGTTGGCCTTGCGCTTGTCGCCGTCGAGCTCGCCCGACACCAGGTAAAAGGGCACGAGCTTCATGTTGTCCCAGAGCAAGCTGATGTATTTGTCGGCGCGGGCCACGACGGGCATGACGCCGGCCCACAGGTCGGGGTGCGATAAGGCGAGGTCCCAGGCCGCGTCGCCCCCCATCGAGTGCCCGCTGATGAACACGTGGTCGGTGTCGATGGAAAACCGCCGGCAGGCGTCGCGCAGCGAGTTGAGCACGGCGCCATGCTCGGCGGCCGAAAAGCCGTACTCCACCTGCCCGGTGTTCGACCAGGCCGGGGCCACCACAATGTACCCAAATCGCGTGGCCTGACCCAACCGCTGACCGTTCGGCCCCACGGCCCCGGCCCACCAATCAATCTGCTGCCGCGGCGTGCTGCCGGCGCCGTTCAGCGTCACCACCGTGGGATAAATGCGGTGCGGATCGTATTCCGGCGGCAACTGCACGTAATAGGTCACGGGCCCTTCGCCCGGCAGGCCGTTGACCGAGAGTTCGTAGAATCCCGGCGGGCCTTCCTCGGGCGTCTTGGTCTCGACCGGCGGCAGCATATAGCGCAACAGCTTTGCGACCAGTTCGGGCGTGGCCCCTTCTTGGGCCGTCAAGTCGGCGAGAATCTGGTCCCGCTTGACCTTCGTCGGCTCGGCCAGATATTGCCTCACCAGATTGCGAACGTCGAACAACGACAGTGCCACGGGCAGCTTTCGCAAAGCGTCGTCCGTGCCGACCAGCCAGCCGCTGAGAGCCAGCGAGAGCTTTTCCTGGTCGCTCAAGGCCGGGTCGGCCAAGAACTGGCGGAAGGCCGCCATCCGGCCCAGCGTGTGGATGTTCAGCTCTTTCTTGATTTCGCCGACGATCGGTTGGGCCTTGCCTTGCTCGGGGGCGGCGACTTTTCCCAGCGTCTGATCGACCTGTTGCAAAAGTTCGGTATAGCGGCCGAACTCGGTGTGGTATTCGTCGAGCGACTGCCGGACGGCCTGCAGCGTCTCGCCGGCGATGCCTTCGTTGGGAAAATTCTCCAGCAGGTTGATGGCCAGCTTGTGCTGCCCGGCGTTCGTGCGCACGTCGATTTCCGAGAGCGCCTTTCGCGCGAAAGCCTGCCGCAAGTCGCGCAGGGCGCCTTCGAAGCGCTGTTTCGAGCCGGGAAACGCCTGGATGACCAGATTCAGTTCCGCCTGCGCGTCCTGATAGCGCTCGCCTTGCAGAAAGAGCTGCACGAGCCGCAGCCGATCTTCGATTTTGTCCGGATCGATTTGCCGGGCGATGATCTGCCGCAAAACGTCGGGCGGAATCGAGCTGGTGGCCATCCGCATGTCCCAGATGAAGTTCTTGCCTTCCATCTTGTGGATCGCTTCCACCTTGGTCCACAAGGGAGTGATCTTGGTGATGCCCTGGATGACGTTGATCTTTCCCTGGTTGGTGTTCATGGCGTAGATGCGGCGGCCGAACTCGTCGAACGGGTCGATTCTCAGCGGCGGGCCAAGCTGCGTCACCCGCCCGCCCGAATCGGCGACGTGTTGGCGAATGTTGAACGACACCATGGGCGTCACTTCGGCCTCGAGGGTGCTCTGCACCAGCTTTTTCGGCAGAAAGATGCGGCGCAAGTAGTCGTCGCAGAGCAAGATGAGCTGCACTTTGGGTGCGCCGTTCAGCGGGACGTTGAGGGCATCCTCGCCGAAGCTGCCGACGACGACAAAACGGCCCTCATAGGTCCGGCCGTCTTTCATCACCACTTTGGACGCCCAAAGCGGCCGATCGGCCAGGCCCACCAGCACGAGCCAAGCGACGGACAAGCACCACCCGCCGTGCCACACACTCTGCTTCGACATGAAAAGCCTCACACTCTTGGCGCGCGTTAGGACGCCGGAGGGAGCGAATGCCGGCGTTCGGACAATATGAGTTCCATTGTCGCGCGCCGCCGGCATAAGTCAAACTGATTTGGACCGGCACACGCGCGGCCGCGATTCAGGGAGGGGTGGGCGCCGTTCCCACCCCACCGGAAGAGGGGACCGCGCCAAAGTGCTTGCACTTGCGGAAAACAAAGGGGCGTCCGTGGCTCTCTTGCCTCGTAAGTGCTTGCCCACAACGAGACTTGCGTCGTCCCGCGCCCGCGGCCAAAAAACGCGGACGCAACCACCAATTTGGGGCCACACCGCAAGTGCCACCACTTTTCGTTCGAATTGCCAAAGACCAATCACAACTGACCACTAACCGCTGCCCACTGACCACTAACCACGAACCACTCTCTCTTTTCCCCGCTATCAGGTAATACGCCGGGCGCGTGCCGCATATTCCACCGACGAAAAAATTTCGCCGGCTGTTCGCGGCGTCGACTGCCGGCCACGGACGAGGAGTTCTCATTCGGCCTTCTTCGTCGTTTCCCCTGATTCTACTCGCCAACTGGCTTGGCCTGTTTCGCGAGTCCCGGCGCGCCGGGATAGGCATCACGCTCCGCCGTGATGGAACCTCCCGCGCACGGATCCTGGCATAAGAACTACCGGGCAAGGTCGCTCATCCATCATCTTGCGCTGTAATTGGCTTGCACTGCCGCGTTGAAACTCATCCCTCATCGCTCGTCAGCGAGTCAGTTGTTGATAATTTGAGCACCAAAAAAGCATTATGCGTACACATTAAGCAGCCAGCCCGAAAGCAGTACCGTTGGGTGGTTCACTGTCAAAAACCTCGGGTTTTATCGGTGTGGGCAAATTTGCCCACACCGTGCGCGTCCGGGCGGCATTCGGCGGTCGCGCTAGGCCGCTGCTCATTCTTAGGCACGGCTGACACTCGCCATCCTTTGTTCTATCTCGCGACTGGCTTGGGTTGGATCGGTTGCAGGCGTCCGCCTGCGTGGCTCCCTGTGTTCTACCGCGCCGTTGGCTTGGGACCGGATCTTTTTCGACTTCTCACCGCAGCTCGCCGAACGCCGGCGGGCTGCTTCGCCGCACGGGCAAAAGTATTGCTCAAAGAACAGGCAGCCAGGTGACCACTATGCACACCATTTGAGCAGCCGCCAAAAAACCCATCTGTCAGGTTAACCGATTGGCAAAAACGCCGTGTTTCATCGGCGTCCGCAAATTTGCGCAAGCCGATCGGCACCGGCGGCCGCGCGTCGCGCCTGCTCAATTCTTAGGCACGGCTGACACTCTGCCAACCACCAACCACCAACCACCAATCACTAACCACCAACCATGAAACCATTTTCTCTTTCCCGCTAACAGCAATACGGGCGGCAGCGCCGATAAATTTCAAGAAAACTGGGCCACGGTCGTCAGGCATCGGGCCGCGCTGGACGTTCCGGTGTGCCGCCTAAAAGTTAGACGCCGGTTGTGGGTCAAAAGTTCCGCGGAGCGTCATCAACTTTTCACTTGGGGGGCGGAAAGGTGCTATTGACAGGCTGAGGTTGCCTCCGCTATTTCTCGTTCCCCATTCTGGGTGCCGTCCCGGCCGCTCGTTCACGTCCATCCGGGTAGCACCACGGTTCGAGTCGGCGCGGCGGGCAAGGGCCGCGCACCAGTCCGGCCAGTTCCACGATTCCCCTCCGCCCTTAGGGCAGCAGGCGATGGCGCACGTCCGTAAGCAGCGAATCGGTCGCGAGGCGATGGAAACCGGACTGCGCGCCGTCATGACTTTAACCGCGATCGTCGCCGCGCTTGCCGGCCTCGCTCGGGCGGACGAGGCCGGCGACAAAGAACGCCTCGCCAAACCGCGGCAGCAAGCGCTCCCAAGCACCGCCGCCGGGTTGCCGACTGCGGGCTCCCCGCGGGGCGATACCGCCGTGCAACAGAGCACTCGGCCGGCCGCCCCTGCATCTCAGCCGGCACGCGCAGCGGACGGCATGGTCGCGCTCAACTTCCCCACCGAAATCGAGGTCCGCGGGCTGGTCGATTACGTCAGCCAGCGGGTCGGCGTGAAAATCCTCTACGACGAACAGATCGCCAACAAGAAGATCAACATCCGCGGGCCCGGCGAAGTCCCGGTCAGCTCCTTGCTGGGCCTGCTGGAAAGCGCCCTGAAGATGAAAGGCATGGCGCTGGAGGATGCCGATGTGCCCGGCTGGAAACGCATCGTGACGACGGCGAAACTGCCGCTGATCGCCCACAACGAGCAGGATGCCGAAGCGGCCATCGCGAAATACGGCGCGGGCACGGCCGTCACTCAGGCCTTTCTCCTGAAGCACGCCGATCCGCAACAGGTCGATACCGTCATCAAGCCGTTTTTGACCCAGCCCGGCGCCAACAGCGTGGCGATCAAGGACCCCAGCGTGCTCATCGTGACCGATTACGCCGCCAACATCCTGAAAGTCACCAAGCTTGTGAATTTACTGGACCAGCCCAAGCCGGACGTCGTTTTGGAATTCTTGCCGGTCAAAAATATGGAGGCCGCCGCGCTCGGCCAGCAGTTGTCGGGCCTGTTCACGGCACGCGCGAAAGCCGCGGGAACGAATAGAGGCGGGGCATCGGGCGTGGAAATCACGAGTGATGCGCGCACGAATCAATTGCTGCTTGTCGGCACGCGGCCGCAGGTGGATGAGGTGATCGCGCTGGCAAGGGCGCTCGACGTGCCTTTGGGCGTATCGACCCAGGTCTACGCATTGCGCTATGCCTCGGCCGAACGCGTCGAGCGGCTGGCCAAGGAATTGATCGATCCGATCGACGCCAAACGGCTATTCCGGTCGGCGGTCGACAACGACGGCAATCTGCTCATCATCACGGGCACGCCGCGAATTCACGAGCAAGTCGCCGCCATCCACCGCAAGCTCGACGTGCCGGGCCGGAAAGCCGGTGGCGGACTGGTGAAGTTCTACAAGCTGAAGAACGTCAAAGCCACCGAACCTCCTACGGACTCAGCAAGGTCGATCCGGTCAGCGGCGCTCTTTCGGTGATTCCCGGCACTGGATTCAACGGCGCGGTGATCGATCCAAACTCCGCGGAGGCCGTCCTCAAATCGCTCTCCAGCCATAGCCGGGCGAAAGTCCTCTCGGCGCCGCGCATCCTGGTCAACGACAACGCGACCGGCGTGCTCTCCAGCGTCTCGGAGGTTCCCTACACCAGCGTCAACGCCTCACAAACGGTCGCCACCACCAGCTTCGCAGGCTTCGCCAAAGCGGGCACGACCATCGACGTGACGCCGCACATCGGCGAAGGAGACCACGTGCAATTGGAATATACGGTGACGCTCAACAGTTTCACCGGTTCCGGGGCGAGCGGCGTTCCCCCTCCGCGGCAAACCGATCAGGTCGAGAGCAAAGTCGTGGTGCCGGACGGGCACACGATCATCGTCGGTGGTCTGAACCGGCGCAACCCGTCGAAGAGTACGAGCGGACTGGCCTACCTCTCCGACGTGCCGATCATCGGCGCCTTGTTCAGCAATCGCAGCAAGAGCCAGCAGAGCACGTCGATGTTCGTCTTTCTGCGGCCGATCATTTTGCGAGACGACAAGTTCCAAGACTTGAAGTATCTGTCGGAGGCGGACCTGGGGCACGCGCAAATCCACGGCGATTATCCCCATAGCGAGCCGATGCTGATGCATTAGCGCGGTCAGTGGTGAGTGGTGAGTGGTGAGTGGTGAGTGGTGAGTGGTGAGTGGTCAGTGGTTGGGGGTTGGGGGTTGGGGTTGGGGGTTGGGGTTGGGGGTTGGGGGTTGGGGGTTGCCGTAGCACCGAAGGTGCGCGATTCGAAAGCCCAGGGTGGAACCCTGGGTTTCGGGAAACACAAATCGTCGTAGCCCTGAAAGGGCGTCATTCCTGAAGCGGTGGCAAACAATCAATGTCAGCCATAACGGACCTGACCATCCGCGACACCCCAGCCAACGACTGGCTCGCCGCCCTGCGCGA
Proteins encoded in this region:
- a CDS encoding secretin N-terminal domain-containing protein — protein: MAHVRKQRIGREAMETGLRAVMTLTAIVAALAGLARADEAGDKERLAKPRQQALPSTAAGLPTAGSPRGDTAVQQSTRPAAPASQPARAADGMVALNFPTEIEVRGLVDYVSQRVGVKILYDEQIANKKINIRGPGEVPVSSLLGLLESALKMKGMALEDADVPGWKRIVTTAKLPLIAHNEQDAEAAIAKYGAGTAVTQAFLLKHADPQQVDTVIKPFLTQPGANSVAIKDPSVLIVTDYAANILKVTKLVNLLDQPKPDVVLEFLPVKNMEAAALGQQLSGLFTARAKAAGTNRGGASGVEITSDARTNQLLLVGTRPQVDEVIALARALDVPLGVSTQVYALRYASAERVERLAKELIDPIDAKRLFRSAVDNDGNLLIITGTPRIHEQVAAIHRKLDVPGRKAGGGLVKFYKLKNVKATEPPTDSARSIRSAALFR
- the mnmA gene encoding tRNA 2-thiouridine(34) synthase MnmA, which produces MARVVLAMSGGVDSSVSAHLLRAAGHEVIGLFMRHGASSPASCATGDADHGGVPSLSAERHGVRSLQIVSPGHKQGCCSASDAADARRVADRLDIPFYAVDFAAEFGRIMDYFTHEYTAGRTPNPCVMCNNWLKFGKLRDYAESVGAEWIATGHYARLEPSGRAGEPPALRRGIDESKDQSYVLFGIDRGVLPRVMFPVGGYRKEQIRDIARQLGLRVAEKKDSQEICFVPDGDYARFVRTRQGRGDLSGEIVTTGGEVVGRHEGIEQFTIGQRKGLGLAFGEPRYVVRLEADTRRVVIGRQEELLRSELTAMQANWLVDPPRQPLECDVKIRYRSTTTPATVSLLGDGRMHVQLREPRAGVAPGQAVVCYAGDRVLGGGWIE
- the floA gene encoding flotillin-like protein FloA (flotillin-like protein involved in membrane lipid rafts); the encoded protein is MFQNLAILFAQADLQALETRLIWGLAIVVLIGIIIAFGVMLMLYGNIWFQAYMSNARVSMLSLVGMSLRQVNARVIVQSKIMAMQAGIGSDPTTGITTRRLEAHYLAGGNVPGVIRAIIAAHRADIDLDFDRAAAIDLAGRDVLEAVQTSVSPKVIDCPDPQRSKKATLSAIAKNGVELRVRARVTVRTNIRQLIGGATEETVIARVGEGIITAIGSADDHFIVMEKPDMISKAVLARGLDAQTAFEIVSIDIADIEVGENIGARLQVDQAEADTRVARARAEGRRAVAIAREQEMKARTAENRARVVLAEAEVPMAMASAFRQGTFLTQGAPHGNGAPS
- a CDS encoding type II toxin-antitoxin system HicB family antitoxin, coding for MKYKVALHHSDEGISVSVPALPGCWSEGDTEEEAIDNICDAIREYLAALEDRVSDADLREIEVAL
- a CDS encoding type II and III secretion system protein, whose product is MIPGTGFNGAVIDPNSAEAVLKSLSSHSRAKVLSAPRILVNDNATGVLSSVSEVPYTSVNASQTVATTSFAGFAKAGTTIDVTPHIGEGDHVQLEYTVTLNSFTGSGASGVPPPRQTDQVESKVVVPDGHTIIVGGLNRRNPSKSTSGLAYLSDVPIIGALFSNRSKSQQSTSMFVFLRPIILRDDKFQDLKYLSEADLGHAQIHGDYPHSEPMLMH
- a CDS encoding peptidase translates to MSKQSVWHGGWCLSVAWLVLVGLADRPLWASKVVMKDGRTYEGRFVVVGSFGEDALNVPLNGAPKVQLILLCDDYLRRIFLPKKLVQSTLEAEVTPMVSFNIRQHVADSGGRVTQLGPPLRIDPFDEFGRRIYAMNTNQGKINVIQGITKITPLWTKVEAIHKMEGKNFIWDMRMATSSIPPDVLRQIIARQIDPDKIEDRLRLVQLFLQGERYQDAQAELNLVIQAFPGSKQRFEGALRDLRQAFARKALSEIDVRTNAGQHKLAINLLENFPNEGIAGETLQAVRQSLDEYHTEFGRYTELLQQVDQTLGKVAAPEQGKAQPIVGEIKKELNIHTLGRMAAFRQFLADPALSDQEKLSLALSGWLVGTDDALRKLPVALSLFDVRNLVRQYLAEPTKVKRDQILADLTAQEGATPELVAKLLRYMLPPVETKTPEEGPPGFYELSVNGLPGEGPVTYYVQLPPEYDPHRIYPTVVTLNGAGSTPRQQIDWWAGAVGPNGQRLGQATRFGYIVVAPAWSNTGQVEYGFSAAEHGAVLNSLRDACRRFSIDTDHVFISGHSMGGDAAWDLALSHPDLWAGVMPVVARADKYISLLWDNMKLVPFYLVSGELDGDKRKANATDIDRYLNRGYNATVVEFQGRGHEHFSDEIQRLFEWMNRCQRDFFPKSFVTKSMRPWDNYFWWLELTDFADKTMVDPEEWPKKGARPAQTTAEANANNGLVVKTGAHKTTVWLSPELIDFRHKLSIMVNGGRARLTGPGVEPSLRVMLEDARTRADRKHPFWAKVEMPANRINDGEGEESK
- the coaD gene encoding pantetheine-phosphate adenylyltransferase, which produces MEPKRNSRTAVYTGSFDPITLGHINIIERASSLVDKLIVGIGVNAGKDPMFTPDERMALVKRVTHRFDNVEVCKFSGLAVNFVRRCGARVMIRGVRPLTDLEAELTMMLANRQLDPGIETVVLMADKEFAHVSSTLIKQIAPLARDEELAHFVPHEVIEELRRRVPHQGDGSDG